The Corallococcus soli genome includes a window with the following:
- a CDS encoding sensor histidine kinase — protein MDDRLAPGVLDGGITYANNLANDANAQLRLLIDNVRDYALLTLDLDGRVASWNAGAERIKGYKAEEILGQHFSRFYPAEDVALGKPQLELEIVTREGRFEEEGWRLRKDGSRFWANVVITALRDDQGVLRGFGKVTRDFTERKLTQERLLQSEERFRLLVESIQDYAIYMLDPEGRVSTWNAGAERIKNYRAEEVLGQHFSRFYPPEEVARGKPQRALRVAAEEGRFEEEAWRIRKDGTRFWASVVITALYDPQGTLRGFAKVTRDFTQRKQTQERRELEMLRDAVLARDEFLSVASHELKTPLTPLQLKLTSLLRTVEAHPESSLPVARLARDLDVARRQVRKLADLIEDLLDVSRISMGQLRLDRTPTDLATLAREVVVRYTPQALQVGSTVEVEAPDPIPGNWDQTRLEQVLTNLLTNALKYGAGKPIRVHVRSEAGLALLTVQDEGIGIAPEQQPRVFDRFVRAVSERNYGGLGLGLFITQQIVEAHGGIVQVRSTLGQGSSFTVLLPQGLDAKPD, from the coding sequence ATGGATGACCGCCTTGCGCCAGGAGTCTTGGACGGCGGCATCACATACGCGAACAACCTCGCCAATGACGCGAACGCACAGCTGCGCCTGCTCATCGACAACGTCAGGGACTACGCGCTGCTGACGCTGGACCTGGACGGGCGCGTCGCCAGTTGGAACGCAGGGGCCGAGCGCATCAAGGGCTACAAGGCCGAGGAGATCCTCGGGCAGCACTTCAGCCGCTTCTACCCCGCCGAGGACGTCGCCCTGGGTAAGCCCCAGTTGGAGCTGGAGATCGTCACCCGGGAGGGGCGCTTCGAGGAGGAGGGCTGGCGGCTGCGCAAGGACGGCAGCCGCTTCTGGGCCAATGTCGTCATCACCGCGCTGCGCGACGACCAGGGGGTCCTGCGGGGCTTCGGCAAGGTGACGCGCGACTTCACCGAGCGCAAGCTGACCCAGGAGCGCCTGCTCCAGAGCGAGGAGCGCTTCCGGCTCCTGGTCGAGAGCATCCAGGACTACGCCATCTACATGCTCGACCCCGAAGGCCGGGTCAGCACCTGGAACGCGGGGGCCGAGCGCATCAAGAACTACCGGGCCGAGGAGGTCCTCGGGCAGCACTTCAGCCGCTTCTACCCCCCGGAAGAGGTGGCCCGGGGCAAGCCCCAGCGGGCCCTCCGGGTGGCCGCGGAGGAGGGGCGCTTCGAGGAAGAGGCCTGGCGGATCCGCAAGGACGGCACCCGCTTCTGGGCCAGCGTCGTCATCACCGCGCTGTATGACCCACAAGGGACGTTGCGGGGCTTCGCCAAGGTGACGCGCGACTTCACGCAGCGCAAGCAGACCCAGGAGCGGCGCGAGCTGGAGATGCTGCGGGACGCCGTGCTCGCCCGGGACGAGTTCCTGTCCGTCGCCTCCCATGAGCTGAAGACGCCGCTGACGCCGCTGCAGCTGAAGCTGACGTCCCTCCTGCGAACCGTGGAGGCCCACCCGGAGTCCTCCCTGCCCGTGGCGCGGCTGGCGCGGGACCTGGACGTGGCGCGACGCCAGGTCCGCAAGCTCGCGGACCTCATCGAGGACCTGCTGGACGTCTCCCGCATCAGCATGGGCCAGCTGCGCCTGGACCGGACGCCCACGGACCTGGCCACGCTCGCGCGGGAGGTGGTGGTCCGCTACACGCCGCAGGCCCTCCAGGTGGGCTCCACGGTGGAGGTGGAGGCGCCGGACCCCATCCCCGGCAACTGGGACCAGACCCGGCTGGAGCAGGTGCTGACCAACCTGCTCACCAACGCGCTCAAGTACGGCGCGGGGAAGCCCATCCGCGTCCACGTGCGCAGCGAAGCGGGGCTGGCCCTCCTCACCGTGCAGGATGAAGGCATCGGCATCGCGCCGGAGCAACAGCCCCGCGTCTTCGACCGCTTCGTGCGCGCGGTGTCCGAGCGCAACTACGGTGGGCTGGGGCTGGGCCTCTTCATCACCCAGCAGATCGTCGAAGCCCACGGCGGCATCGTCCAGGTCCGCAGCACGCTGGGTCAGGGCTCCTCGTTCACCGTGCTGCTGCCCCAGGGACTGGACGCGAAGCCGGACTGA
- a CDS encoding glutathione S-transferase family protein, protein MISISAFKWVPPFAQGLVRDLRVRWALEEAGLPYETRFIDSQVQASADYRDLQPFGQVPVFKEDGLSLFESGAIVLHIASRSDALLPTDEAGKARAITWLFAALNSVELQVQQLAEIDLFAADKEWAKLHRPEVEQAVRRRLKELATWLGDREYLEDRFTAGDLMMVTVLRILRHTDLLDSEPTLKAYKERCEARPAFQRALAAQMKPFQEQAA, encoded by the coding sequence ATGATCTCAATCAGTGCATTCAAGTGGGTGCCGCCGTTCGCGCAGGGGCTGGTGCGTGACCTCCGGGTCCGGTGGGCGCTCGAAGAGGCCGGGCTGCCCTACGAGACGCGGTTCATTGACTCGCAGGTGCAGGCGTCCGCCGACTATCGCGACCTCCAGCCCTTCGGCCAGGTGCCCGTGTTCAAGGAGGACGGGCTCTCCCTCTTCGAGTCGGGGGCCATCGTGCTCCACATCGCGTCCCGGAGCGACGCCCTCCTGCCCACCGACGAGGCCGGCAAGGCACGCGCCATCACCTGGCTCTTCGCGGCGCTCAACTCAGTGGAGCTCCAGGTCCAGCAGCTCGCGGAGATCGACCTCTTCGCCGCCGACAAGGAGTGGGCGAAGCTCCACCGTCCAGAGGTGGAGCAGGCCGTCCGGCGAAGGCTGAAGGAGCTCGCCACGTGGCTCGGGGACCGCGAGTACCTGGAGGACCGCTTCACGGCCGGGGACCTCATGATGGTGACGGTGCTCCGCATCCTGCGTCACACCGACCTGCTGGACTCCGAGCCCACGCTGAAGGCCTACAAGGAGCGCTGCGAGGCACGTCCCGCGTTCCAGCGGGCCCTGGCGGCCCAGATGAAGCCCTTCCAGGAGCAGGCGGCCTGA
- a CDS encoding dihydrofolate reductase family protein, with product MRRLTYYVASTLDGFIASPQGAYDFFKMEPDYLDAIAAEYPETLPASYRAFRGLSGPGQHFDTVLEGRNTYQVGLDAGVTNAYPHLEHYVFSRTLTQSPDPKVTISTTPLATVRELKAREGRGIWLCGGGALAAELRPEIDAYVIKLNPVIVGSGIKLVDTGFSPQRLQLTGARTLASGVVFLNYVRQPA from the coding sequence ATGCGAAGACTCACCTATTACGTCGCCAGCACCCTGGATGGCTTCATCGCCTCGCCCCAGGGGGCCTACGACTTCTTCAAGATGGAGCCGGACTACCTGGACGCGATCGCCGCCGAGTATCCGGAGACGCTCCCCGCCAGCTACCGCGCGTTCCGGGGCCTCTCCGGTCCGGGCCAGCACTTCGACACGGTGCTGGAGGGACGCAACACCTACCAGGTGGGGTTGGACGCGGGCGTCACCAATGCGTATCCCCACCTGGAGCACTACGTCTTCTCCCGCACCCTCACCCAGAGCCCGGACCCCAAGGTCACGATCTCCACCACCCCGCTCGCCACCGTGCGTGAGCTGAAGGCCCGGGAGGGGCGCGGCATCTGGCTGTGTGGTGGCGGCGCGCTCGCGGCCGAGCTGCGCCCGGAGATCGACGCGTATGTCATCAAGCTCAATCCCGTCATCGTGGGTTCAGGCATCAAGCTCGTCGACACGGGCTTTTCGCCCCAGCGCCTCCAGCTCACCGGGGCTCGCACCCTGGCGAGCGGCGTCGTCTTCCTGAACTACGTGCGCCAGCCCGCGTGA